One window of Nicotiana tomentosiformis chromosome 11, ASM39032v3, whole genome shotgun sequence genomic DNA carries:
- the LOC138901838 gene encoding uncharacterized protein translates to MDQIQGAPPVLKGPDSKKYTQLLYKPSTEPELIPKQFKISDVPMYDGTSDPHEHITTYTIAVKGNDLAPHEIDSILLMKFGETLTKGTLTRYSLLPEHSIDSFEMLVDSFIKAHVGAIKVQVQNANIFRIVQGESKSLREFVRTFQKERMLISAIPDEWAAETFTKGFLASVKGQGREKNKEKLKDDFDTDRRSSRSRFFHYERDEGRGRGFRSAERFATDRRTDQGQNNKSLQNKETSDFSYPRFYEYKFNVILVELVSAMRNIKEAEFPKPMRSDPSHRDPNLWCKYHRTNGHRTGDYRHLLEEVAILLKNSHLKECLSNRDKSNYGRNYDNAEPSKAGEYPHCMMINMICWGNEINGVTFSVAKS, encoded by the exons ATGGATCAAATTCAGGGTGCACCACCAGTGCTGAAAGGGCCAGACTCAAAGAAGTACACACAATTGTTGTACAAACCAAGTACGGAACCAGAGCTAATCCCGAAGCAGTTTAAAATATCAGACGTGCCGAtgtatgatgggacttcggaccCTCATGAgcatatcaccacctatacaataGCAGTGAAGGGAAACgatttagctccccacgagatTGATTCCATTTTGCTGATGAAATTCGGAGAGACTCTTACGAAGGGAACCCTGACGCGGTATTCGCTtttgcccgagcattccatagactcctttgagatgctcgtggattctttcatcaaggcccatgttGGGGCCATAAAAGTACAGGTCCAAAATGCCAATATATTCAGGATTGTGCAAGGAGAGTCTAAGTCGCTGCGGGAGTTTGTAAGAACGTTCCAAAAGGAAAGGATGTTGATATCAGCCATTCCAGACGAATGGGCGGCCGAAACATTCACCAAAG GTTTCCTTGCGTCGGTTAAAGGTCAAGGccgggagaagaataaagagaaattGAAAGACGATTTTGATACAGATCGGCGGTCTTCGAGGAGTCGGTTTTTTCACTATGAACGGGACGAAGGACGTGGCAGAGGTTTTCGGTCGGCAGAGAGATTCGCTACTGATAGGAGAACCGATCAAGGCCAAAACAACAAGTCATTGCAGAACAAGGAAACATCTGATTTTTCCTACCCCAGGTTTTATGAATATAAATTCAACGTCATCTTAGTGGAACTGGTATCGgccatgaggaacattaaagaagcagaATTTCCGAAGCCAATGAGATCTGACCCTAGCCAtagggatcctaatttatggtgcAAATACCACAGGACAAACGGTCACAGGACTGGGGACTATCGGCATTTGCTTGAGGAGGTGGCGATATTGCTGAAAAACAGCCATCTCAAGGAATGTTTGAGTAACCGGGATAAAAGCAACTACGGTCGCAATTATGATAATGCAGAGCCTTCAAAAGCAGGAGAATATCCCCATTGCATGATGATCAACATGATTTGTTGGGGGAATGAGATCAACGGGGTTACATTTTCGGT